The sequence below is a genomic window from Salvia miltiorrhiza cultivar Shanhuang (shh) unplaced genomic scaffold, IMPLAD_Smil_shh original_scaffold_275_2, whole genome shotgun sequence.
TCTTTTCTCTGAGCAGGCTGTCATTTTGGACTGTTCTTGGAGTAACGTGGATTTTAAGTTTGCTATTGTGCATGGGGCCAGCACGCATATTGACAGACGACACCTGTGGATTGATTTACTTGATCATATTCAGGGTCCTACGGTTTTCATGGGAGATTTCAACGCGGTGAAAGGCGCTCATGAGCGCAACAGTGCTTGTCTTCCTAGTGTGATGACTTGTCAAGAGTTCTGCAATTTTATTGAGGCTACGGGTTTTATTGAACCGCCGGCTGTCGGGTTAAGATTCACGTGGTCTGGTCGTCGCTTTATGCCGACCCATGTGGAATCCAAAATTGATCGTGGCTTGTTCTCTGAGGAGTTTTCGAACCTTTGGGACTCTACTTATACTCAGGCTCTTCCGAGAATTACTTCTGACCATTCACCGCTTCTTCTGAGGTGCGTTAAGAATTCGCAGCAGGGTCCTCTGCATTTTAGGTTTTTGCATATGTGGACGACTCATGAGACTTTTCTTGATACGGTGGCTGCTTCCTGGTCCCAGGGGGTGGACAGCAATTGCCCTATTTATACTGTCATGTTTAAATTAAAAGGCTTAGGAATGTTCTGAAAGATTGGAATAAAAGTGTCTTTGGCAGAGTTGAGAGGATGATGGACGATAGTCAAAGAGAGCTGATGGAGGTGCAGAATCAGATTGCTATTCATGGGTATACGGAGGCTCTGTTTGACAGGGAAGTGGAGATTCAAGCTAGGATTAATGTGGCTCTTTCTAGGAAGAGCAGTCTGTTGCAGCAGAAAAGCAGAGTGAAGTGGCTTAAGGATGGTGATCAAAACACTAATTTCTTTCACACAATGCTTAAGTACAAGAAGAAGCCTTACCTGATCTCTCATCTCTCTATTGAGGATAGTATGGTCTATGATCAGAATATTATTAGCAATCATATTGTGGATTATTTCTCGAAACTTTTCCAGGAAGAACATCATGATGATCTGGAGATGGCTGCAATTGAGGGGGTTATTGATCCGGTGGTGGATGACGTTCATAATGGGTTGCTCATTAGAGTGCCTAATGAAGACGAGATCACTGCTGTGGTTTTCGGTATGGAGGCGAGCAGTTCGCCCGGCCCGGATGGTTTTACGGGGAAGTTTTTCCAAACTTGTTGGAGCGTGATTAAAACTGATGTTTGGTGTGCCGTTCAAACGTTTTTTAGAAAATCCTATCTTCCCACTGGCTGCAATGCTAGCGTCATGGTGCTTTTACCTAAAAAGGAGGTGGTCAATTCGGTGATGGATCTCCGCCCTGTTGTCCTTTCTAACTTCTTTTATAAGATCATTCCCAAGATCTTAGCCACTCGTCTTAGTATAGTGGCGGCAAAGTATGTAACGAAGAACCAGTTTGGGTTCATTAGTGGTCGCTCGATTCACGACTGCATCATGCTTGGATCGGAGGGAATTAATTGCATGAAAAGGACTTCTGGTGGCCAAAATATGGCGTGCAAAATTGACATAAAAAAGGCTTTCGATACCCTCAGGTGGGATTTTCTCTTGGCTGTTCTGAGAGTTGGCGGCTTTGCTCATCAGTTTATTTCTTGGGTTGAGATTCTACTTCGTTCGGCTAGACTTTCCATCAGATATAATGGTGGTAATCATGGGTACTTTGCGTGTTCTAGAGGGGTGAGGCAGGGAGATCCTTTGTCTCCTATCTTGTTTGGCATTGCAGAAGATGTTCTGAGTATGCTGTTTCACAATTGTGTGACTTCCGGTCACCTTACGCCTATGAAGATGGTTCGGGGCTGCCTTTTTCCCACTCATCTTCGTTATGCCGACGATATCCTTGTCTTTTGTAGGGCTTCCGTGGAGAATGCGAAAACCATCAGGAATATTTTGGACTTCTATGGGGGTATGTCTGGTCAAATTTATAGTCCTGAGAAATCCAACATCTTCTTCTCTGATAAAATTTCTTCTGGTTTGCGTCGTGAGATTGAAAGGGAGATCAATTTCAGGAGAGATTCCCTTCCTTTCACGTATTTGGGTGTCCCCCTTTTCTTTGGGCGCATTCGTGCTTCATACCTCAGGAGTATTCATGACCGGATTGTCCAGAAGTTCTCTAAATGGAGGGGTCGTCACCTGTCCATGGCTGGAAGAGTTTGCCTGGTGACGTCGGTCATTCAAAGTTGTCTCACGCACTCTATGATGATTTACAGATGGCCGAAGTCGGTCATCAAAGAGTTCGATGCCAAATGCAGAAATTTCATTTGGTCGGGGGATGCTGATAAACGACATGCTTGCACTGTTGCTTGGGCCAGGATGTGTGCGACTAAGGAGGAGGGTGGCCTTGGGATTCGCTCTTTTTCTACTATGAATAAAAGCTTTCTCATGAAACGAGCTTGGAGCGTTATTAAGGGGCAAGATTTTGGGTTTGACATCATGAGGGCTCGTTATCTTAAAGCGTTTGGTTTTCCAAAAGTGGTTGTCACTCCTTCCTCCGTTTGGATGGGGCTCAGAAGTGAAATTTTGCCACTTATTAGGAATTCTTTTTGTGCTATTGGGAAGGGAGATTTCACCAATTTCTGGACGGATGATTGGCTTGGATACAAGATTGCAGAGAAATGCAGGGTTCCTGGCTATATGCACAATTTTTTGACCAACTCTGTGGCAGATTTCTACTTTGAGGGAATATGGCACTTCACTCAATCTTTTTTGGACAATTTTCCAGATGTTGTTTGTGATATTCTTCTTTTGCCGGTGGGAGAGAGCGAGGATGTTCGTTATTGGAAACCGTCTTTGCATGGGAATGTCACCTCCGCTTTAGCGTTTTCACATCATTGCCATAGTTTTCCTCGCGTTAGCTGGGGTAAGTGGATTTGGGAGAGTAATATTCCGTCTCGAAGATCTTTGGTTTGTTGGCGCATTCTTCATAACAGGATGCCTACGTTTGATAGGCTTATTAAACATGGTCTCATAATGTCGAATCACTGTGTTTTCTGCTTCAATGATTTCGAATCGATGGATCATATTTTCTGGCAGTGTGCTCGAATTAAACAAGTTTGGCGTGATTTCTTGGGTTGGTTTGATCAAACTTTGGATTTGGATGCGCCGGATATTCATAGCCTTTTAGTTTCTGCTTGGAACAAAAAGTTTAGCTCTCAAGTCGAGTGTTTTTGGAAGGCAGGGATTCTTACTCTGATATGGGTCATCTGGACTCACAGAAATAAATGTATTTTTGAAGACAAGATTTTTAATCCTAAGAGTATCCTTGTTTTTATCAAATCTTCTTTTACAGAGTTGGATAATAATTTCAAAAGTCTTGGCCACATGAGTAACACTTGCTCGGATCTGATTATTCTTCGAAAGATTGGTGTTAGGCCACGGGTGGCTCCCCCGCCTACTTTTGTTAATGTTTATTGGTGGCCTTCGACCACTAACTGGATTAAGGTAAATACTGATGGGTCCGCTTCTGGAGCGTCGGGGCAAATTGCGGCAGGAGGTGTTTTTCGAGACGCTTGTTGTTCGGTCAAAGGTTGTTTCCATATCAAAGGGGGTCTCGGTTATGCCTTCGAAGCGGAGCTTCTCAGGGTTATTACTACCGTGCAAATTGCTAACGCTCGAGGTTGGAATCGTTTGTGGATTGAATCGGACTCTACCTACATTGTGAGGCTGCTGCATTCTAGATCTGCGACAGTGCCTTGGAGATTTGCCGCCTTGTGGGATATGGTTTTGGATACTCTTAAGAGTTTTCATGGTGCATACTACGCATATCTTTAGAGAGGGAAATAAAGTGGCCGACATTCTTGCGCACAACTCGATGccggaagggtggtggccgttTGAGGTTGATATTATTAAAGATGCTACTCGCAGGGACATTTCGACTCATAGCCATCTTCGACGGGTGGTTTAATGATGGCTTTTCAGCCACTGGTCGTAGAGGCACTTTTTCGAACACTTGGTGGGTTGCTTTTTTCGAGTTCGTGTTCAACGGTTTGACTGTTGATTTGGCTGGTTTTTTTAGAGCAGCGAGTTTTGGTCATAGATACGCTGCTACTTGCTCTTCTAAGAGCGTTGTCATTGCTATTTCGAGTGGTGATGGCTGGGTTTGGTCTTTTCGGGGGAATGGAGGTCGAGCCTCCTGTTTTTTGGGTTGCTTTGCTTTCACTTGGCTGGTGAGGCAGTGGTCTGGGCCGAGTTATTGGCTTGTTTTGGTTGTTTCGATGGAGTGGCAGGAGCTTCTTCTCAGTTCTGATGAGTTTTTTCTCTGGGGTCTTTCGTCATACAGTTGGGGGTTTTGTTTTGCTGCGGATTTCATTACTGCTGGTTGGTTTTGGTGGGCTGATCTCGGGCTCTTTTTCAGTTCTTGGGTGAGCTCAAGGCTGGGGCTGGAGAGTTCGGCCTCTTTTGGTTGCTCCGCCGGAGGGACTTATAACGATTGGCGTCGAGCTTTTGAGTGCGGTGAGTTTTGGTCGTTGATACACCGTATCTCGCTCTTTTTAGAGCATGCGTTTTTCGATGGGAGTGGCTTGAAGCTTCTTGGTAATTTGCAGCTCATTTGGTGTTCAAGTAGATTCTTGGTTTGGGTTTTCTTTTGGAGTTTTCGCTcgcttttgatcacgacttcttttcgtttcatttttctttgttttgtttctgTGATGGGTAGCCGAGACGAGCTAGGgacaatggttaggccggagtctcTGAGGTCGTTTCATTCCGCTCCCTCACAGTTTGTGTTATTTTTTAGTAGaagagtactctttttcctctttctgaggttttaatgaggctcggcccttagtttgcttctctgtgctttcaagggtttaggtttttctttttccttttataaaattttattttaataagttCATCAATATATgttgccttgttcatcagtatatatgtcttattcattaccaattttttaaatttcgttattcattagtatatactgtcttgttcatcagtatatatgtcttattcattgtactcagtgtATGAGTTtaatgtagaacacgtatgaattcgctatgTAAATGTTTGAAttacgaaaattaaaaatttcgctacctatgagattcaaactcaggaccatgaactCATCCAAccaggtgatgaatcaaccgtaaatcttcataatctaagggctaaaaatagttcttattttatattttagagttgtttttattttagcctcaagaataattttcagcccttagatcatcaagatttacggttgatttgtaaccttgttggatgggtgggctaccgtgagagcacatcttaaaataagaaataagagcaattttcaatgtatgaatttcatgtagaacacgtatgaattcgctgtataaaggcatgaattgtgaaaataaatttttgctacctttgggattcgaactcaggaccataatctatccaacaaggttacaaatcaaccgtagatcttgatgatctaagggctgaaagtgattcttattttatatcttaagaagtgtacttattttagccatctcctatatatatatatatataccgtaaaatacatcaaatttgtcaattttctgatttatatcatcaatttttt
It includes:
- the LOC131003848 gene encoding uncharacterized protein LOC131003848 → MTEKNKESETITKPTYSAVTAPRPARKPDLPAHKFFALKPVKQGDVFALNIPSDLYQQQVATFQHSVIGRLMLRKGDKPRPSLELKQELQELWQISGSWHLIPMSKGFYTCKFNSAEDKAKAKSHTVWDLSTGSMRLRDWVKNFDPYREISSLCQVWVRIYNLPVECWHPEIITGIGRHLGLLIRVDNASAVGEFGHFARILIEIDLRLPLIETLLINCDDGPFYVEFGYEKLPLFCNKCKITGHSVEKCKKMDKRVGDRQHGAKAVENNKPSEIVEKPSKSWKPRAVENIHTSGNSFEALNLEDGEVHSEDSEEEFSEEEEQNMQEEEFRGPDLLNQVLVPCNMVAEESSPKVRDTQPNNQQVLVPCITVTEEISPNVRDTQPNNQQVLTKEDTRIQKMDAVIQDNRVAQEVLNPMAEALVTEKKRGRPTGKAVKKHVNMDESIKGRLRRTEQLKQASKSEEYINKKLETAIDMGHKPTGYAILPSNNSKARTMDNVAAKSWAAEAVILDCSWSNVDFKFAIVHGASTHIDRRHLWIDLLDHIQGPTVFMGDFNAVKGAHERNSACLPSVMTCQEFCNFIEATGFIEPPAVGLRFTWSGRRFMPTHVESKIDRGLFSEEFSNLWDSTYTQALPRITSDHSPLLLRLRNVLKDWNKSVFGRVERMMDDSQRELMEVQNQIAIHGYTEALFDREVEIQARINVALSRKSSLLQQKSRVKWLKDGDQNTNFFHTMLKYKKKPYLISHLSIEDSMVYDQNIISNHIVDYFSKLFQEEHHDDLEMAAIEGVIDPVVDDVHNGLLIRVPNEDEITAVVFGMEASSSPGPDGFTGKFFQTCWSVIKTDVWCAVQTFFRKSYLPTGCNASVMVLLPKKEVVNSVMDLRPVVLSNFFYKIIPKILATRLSIVAAKYVTKNQFGFISGRSIHDCIMLGSEGINCMKRTSGGQNMACKIDIKKAFDTLRWDFLLAVLRVGGFAHQFISWVEILLRSARLSIRYNGGNHGYFACSRGVRQGDPLSPILFGIAEDVLSMLFHNCVTSGHLTPMKMVRGCLFPTHLRYADDILVFCRASVENAKTIRNILDFYGGMSGQIYSPEKSNIFFSDKISSGLRREIEREINFRRDSLPFTYLGVPLFFGRIRASYLRSIHDRIVQKFSKWRGRHLSMAGRVCLVTSVIQSCLTHSMMIYRWPKSVIKEFDAKCRNFIWSGDADKRHACTVAWARMCATKEEGGLGIRSFSTMNKSFLMKRAWSVIKGQDFGFDIMRARYLKAFGFPKVVVTPSSVWMGLRSEILPLIRNSFCAIGKGDFTNFWTDDWLGYKIAEKCRVPGYMHNFLTNSVADFYFEGIWHFTQSFLDNFPDVVCDILLLPVGESEDVRYWKPSLHGNVTSALAFSHHCHSFPRVSWGKWIWESNIPSRRSLVCWRILHNRMPTFDRLIKHGLIMSNHCVFCFNDFESMDHIFWQCARIKQVWRDFLGWFDQTLDLDAPDIHSLLVSAWNKKFSSQVECFWKAGILTLIWVIWTHRNKCIFEDKIFNPKSILVFIKSSFTELDNNFKSLGHMSNTCSDLIILRKIGVRPRVAPPPTFVNVYWWPSTTNWIKVNTDGSASGASGQIAAGGVFRDACCSVKGCFHIKGGLGYAFEAELLRVITTVQIANARGWNRLWIESDSTYIVRLLHSRSATVPWRFAALWDMVLDTLKSFHEQRVLVIDTLLLALLRALSLLFRVVMAGFGLFGGMEVEPPVFWVALLSLGCWGFCFAADFITAGWFWWADLGLFFSSW